One Spiroplasma endosymbiont of Cantharis nigra DNA segment encodes these proteins:
- a CDS encoding PhnE/PtxC family ABC transporter permease — MNRKISAITSRNVFAINNSYTKAPKKTFFITLSIIVFILIIFGFNMLETNWPEFFSSFGLFFERIGDLFKWDWEDFLKPDTVGIVFLNTALNSIFMTMITAFAGTIIGVLIAIPVAILAAGNIVNNKFINNTAKSFIAIFRTIPAFVYALIFVGYFGQTILTVTIVLSIFTFSITSKILFERIEHINTKIFISQQATGANKMRSFRSAVVPQISNHITSATFYALETNIRYISVIGGVTNYGIGKLIDNSRDNDDWSRVGFLLFLIVAVVILLEIIIYVLKKYILLDKDYILDEKKQKKYKTLIKKISRMNNINFYIRYIIQKDLYSSLEVAKQNKNYDLVKQIKHDLKNKRVEFLNEHHSKLKEDIISFEEFKKKNLNSKSWFIWDEKNSINVRRDKVYLTNFNFEVLKLKEEMRNTLDNSAILEHEIYLKNLTIDEVIKKNPKRYIKRLCLYFILFALFCYSLTFIEFSIESSQTIKDTNHNILEMFKINWLSLFIPYGYAPQSVIYLLFQTLSIAIVGTFIGAIIAYIFGILSSENIVNYYVAKFFVLITSIIRSIPTYIYAILFIALVGMGPFTATLAIAAGTVGMLTKYNREVFDDINLKVLYQLESTGLNKFQRFKYGVMPQTTSSVISYIIYRFDINFKEVAILGVVASGNMGYLLNSYFADKLFNEFGALLFGIILFTLLIEYISTTLRNKINLGINPKYIEKIILVIKHKNFAKYKANEVLGLSKDGMEFIQSEAYYAYINKQILQEAKTITKIKKVSKKHAWYLSYIKNFKLSDNLELDLVEAKKIYNTHNLEYKKLIEKFNKKRIDFIKELKNNKIQQIKDLDLNSKNLLEDKTLRKEIKKSKSFIKKSTKIRIESLEY; from the coding sequence ATGAATAGAAAAATTAGTGCGATTACTTCTAGAAATGTTTTTGCAATAAATAATAGCTACACAAAAGCTCCTAAAAAAACATTTTTTATAACTCTATCTATTATAGTTTTTATATTAATAATATTTGGTTTCAATATGTTAGAAACCAATTGACCTGAATTTTTTTCATCTTTTGGTTTATTTTTTGAGAGAATTGGAGATTTATTTAAATGGGATTGAGAAGATTTTCTTAAACCAGATACTGTAGGAATAGTTTTCTTAAATACTGCTCTAAACTCTATTTTTATGACTATGATAACGGCTTTTGCTGGAACTATAATTGGTGTGCTTATAGCAATTCCTGTTGCAATTTTAGCTGCAGGAAATATTGTAAATAATAAATTTATTAATAATACTGCTAAAAGCTTTATTGCAATTTTTAGAACAATTCCTGCTTTTGTCTATGCTCTTATTTTTGTTGGATATTTTGGACAAACAATTTTAACAGTCACAATTGTTTTATCAATTTTTACATTTTCAATAACTTCAAAAATTTTGTTTGAGAGAATAGAACATATAAATACAAAAATTTTTATATCACAACAAGCAACAGGGGCTAATAAAATGAGATCTTTTAGATCTGCTGTTGTACCACAAATATCAAATCATATTACTTCAGCTACTTTTTATGCGCTAGAAACTAATATAAGATATATTTCAGTTATTGGTGGAGTTACAAATTATGGTATTGGTAAATTAATTGATAATTCAAGGGATAACGATGATTGATCTAGAGTTGGATTTTTATTATTTTTAATAGTTGCTGTAGTAATTTTATTGGAAATAATAATATATGTATTAAAAAAATATATCTTATTGGATAAGGATTATATTTTAGATGAGAAGAAACAAAAAAAATATAAGACTTTAATTAAAAAAATCTCAAGGATGAATAATATAAATTTCTATATAAGATATATTATTCAAAAGGATTTATATTCTAGTTTAGAAGTTGCAAAACAAAATAAAAATTATGATTTAGTTAAGCAAATTAAACACGATTTAAAAAATAAAAGAGTTGAGTTCTTAAATGAACATCATTCAAAATTAAAAGAAGATATAATTTCATTTGAAGAATTTAAAAAGAAAAATTTAAACTCCAAATCATGATTTATTTGAGATGAAAAAAACTCGATAAATGTTAGAAGAGATAAGGTTTATCTAACTAATTTTAATTTTGAAGTTCTTAAATTAAAAGAAGAAATGAGAAATACTTTAGATAATTCAGCTATATTAGAACATGAAATTTATTTAAAAAATTTAACTATAGATGAAGTTATTAAAAAGAATCCAAAAAGATACATTAAAAGATTATGTTTATACTTTATTCTTTTTGCGCTTTTTTGTTATTCATTAACTTTCATTGAATTTAGTATTGAAAGTTCACAAACTATTAAAGATACTAACCATAATATATTAGAGATGTTTAAAATAAATTGATTATCATTATTTATTCCTTATGGATATGCACCTCAATCAGTAATTTATTTATTATTTCAAACGTTATCAATTGCTATTGTTGGTACTTTTATAGGAGCAATCATAGCATATATTTTTGGTATACTAAGCTCAGAGAATATAGTAAATTATTATGTTGCAAAATTCTTCGTGCTAATAACTTCTATTATAAGATCAATTCCAACTTACATATATGCAATTTTATTTATAGCACTTGTTGGTATGGGTCCATTTACAGCAACACTAGCAATTGCAGCTGGAACCGTTGGTATGCTTACAAAATATAATAGAGAAGTTTTTGATGATATAAATTTAAAAGTCCTATATCAATTAGAGTCTACAGGATTAAATAAATTTCAAAGATTTAAATATGGCGTAATGCCTCAAACTACAAGCAGTGTTATTTCATACATAATTTATAGATTTGATATAAACTTTAAAGAAGTAGCAATCTTAGGTGTTGTGGCATCAGGAAATATGGGTTATTTATTAAATAGTTATTTTGCAGATAAGTTATTTAATGAATTTGGTGCTTTACTTTTTGGTATTATACTATTTACCTTATTAATTGAATATATCTCTACAACCTTAAGAAATAAAATTAATTTAGGAATTAATCCTAAATATATTGAAAAAATAATTCTTGTAATTAAACATAAAAATTTTGCAAAATACAAAGCAAATGAAGTTTTAGGATTATCGAAAGATGGAATGGAATTTATTCAATCAGAAGCTTACTATGCATATATTAATAAGCAAATTCTTCAAGAAGCAAAAACAATTACTAAAATAAAAAAAGTTTCTAAGAAACATGCATGATATTTGAGTTACATAAAAAACTTTAAGTTAAGTGATAATTTAGAGTTAGATTTAGTTGAGGCTAAGAAGATTTATAATACTCATAATTTGGAATATAAAAAACTAATAGAAAAATTTAATAAAAAGAGAATTGACTTTATAAAAGAATTAAAAAATAATAAGATTCAACAAATTAAAGACCTTGATCTAAATTCTAAAAATTTATTAGAAGATAAAACATTAAGGAAAGAAATAAAAAAATCAAAATCTTTTATTAAAAAGTCAACAAAAATTAGAATTGAAAGTTTAGAATATTAG
- the phnC gene encoding phosphonate ABC transporter ATP-binding protein has translation MIKFINVNKVWPNGKHVLRNINLKIEDGEFVAVIGLSGAGKTTLLKTINGINKISSGEILISWNDIEEYNLSKIKNKKLRELRSKIGLMSQEYNNLEKQTVLTNVLNSRISKVNFWRSLFGIFSKKDKEIALKSLEKLNLLDYAYIRAENLSGGQQQRIALARTLSQEPQLIIADEPVSALDPILANQVIKDFQNVNKTEKITIILNIHHVELAQKYASRIIGLKDGKIIFDGKPEQLTKKILKEVYGENY, from the coding sequence ATGATAAAATTCATAAATGTAAACAAGGTTTGACCTAATGGTAAACATGTTTTAAGAAATATTAATTTAAAAATAGAGGATGGCGAGTTTGTTGCAGTAATTGGATTATCAGGGGCTGGTAAAACTACACTTTTAAAAACCATTAATGGTATAAATAAAATATCTTCGGGAGAAATATTAATTAGTTGAAATGATATTGAAGAATATAATTTAAGTAAAATAAAAAATAAAAAATTAAGAGAATTAAGAAGTAAGATTGGTCTTATGTCTCAAGAATATAATAATTTAGAAAAACAAACAGTCTTAACAAATGTATTAAACTCAAGAATCTCAAAAGTAAATTTTTGAAGATCTCTTTTTGGAATATTTTCAAAAAAAGATAAGGAGATAGCATTAAAGTCTTTAGAAAAACTAAATTTATTAGATTATGCATATATTAGAGCTGAAAATTTAAGTGGGGGTCAGCAACAAAGAATTGCACTAGCAAGAACTTTATCTCAAGAACCTCAATTAATTATTGCAGATGAGCCTGTCTCTGCATTAGATCCAATACTTGCTAATCAAGTTATTAAAGATTTTCAAAATGTTAATAAAACTGAAAAAATAACAATAATTTTAAATATACATCATGTTGAATTAGCACAAAAATATGCTTCAAGAATTATTGGATTAAAAGATGGAAAAATAATTTTTGATGGAAAACCTGAACAGTTGACAAAGAAAATATTAAAAGAAGTTTATGGAGAAAATTATTAA
- a CDS encoding PhnD/SsuA/transferrin family substrate-binding protein: MKKLLSILGSSSIVISSGTYVVSCNPNKDTINILFVPSQNSTEIISTVKPLEEKLANELSKIAQADNRTSTKKVKISTSTNYEVAGKTLQDGKAHLAFLPVNTYTKYRGTDKDGVFDKQGILLNASRAGAKPETTFEKFKGEDDKFSSTLAMEKITLETSWELSKHYNKMVKDNLNELKTQEKAKGLLLDQENEASYYRSYIYANNQFLSDNNFNIDSFEDSASYHEALKELILKGTNDKKFQFTFGASKTSSAGVLYPMLWLQDVLKIEDNNLKDLWQNKHEQGSYPQASQEVSNATSNYAVGFSDIRMESKSSNDVENGFKNTTIIGATDPIINDLIAYSKKTIKDETFKDDLRTAFKNLIEDKENASIFEIYNHTGYVGPASKENSFDFELTTDKSITQTTNATQTLLDKMKNW, from the coding sequence ATGAAAAAACTACTTTCAATTTTAGGATCATCATCAATAGTTATATCTTCAGGTACATATGTAGTATCTTGTAATCCAAATAAGGATACAATAAACATATTATTTGTACCATCTCAAAATAGTACAGAAATCATAAGTACTGTAAAACCATTAGAGGAAAAATTAGCAAATGAGTTATCAAAAATAGCTCAGGCAGATAATAGAACATCTACAAAGAAAGTTAAGATATCAACTTCAACAAATTATGAAGTTGCTGGAAAAACTTTACAAGATGGTAAAGCTCATTTAGCTTTCTTACCTGTAAATACATATACAAAATATAGAGGAACAGATAAAGATGGAGTATTTGATAAACAAGGAATTCTTTTAAATGCTTCAAGAGCAGGAGCAAAACCCGAGACTACTTTTGAAAAGTTTAAAGGTGAAGATGACAAATTTAGTTCGACATTAGCAATGGAAAAAATTACTTTAGAAACTTCGTGAGAATTATCTAAACATTATAATAAAATGGTTAAAGATAATCTTAATGAATTAAAAACTCAAGAAAAAGCAAAGGGACTTTTATTAGATCAAGAGAATGAAGCATCATACTATAGATCATATATATATGCTAATAATCAATTTCTAAGTGATAACAATTTTAACATTGATTCATTTGAAGATTCTGCTAGTTATCATGAAGCATTAAAAGAATTAATTTTAAAAGGAACAAATGACAAAAAATTTCAATTTACTTTTGGAGCTAGCAAAACATCAAGTGCAGGAGTTTTATACCCAATGCTTTGATTACAAGATGTTTTAAAAATTGAAGATAATAATTTAAAGGATTTATGACAAAATAAGCATGAACAAGGTAGTTATCCTCAAGCCTCTCAAGAAGTTTCAAATGCAACTTCAAATTATGCAGTTGGTTTTAGTGATATAAGAATGGAAAGTAAATCTTCAAATGATGTAGAAAATGGCTTTAAAAACACAACAATAATTGGAGCAACTGACCCAATTATTAATGATTTAATAGCTTATTCTAAAAAAACTATAAAAGATGAAACTTTTAAAGATGATTTAAGAACTGCATTTAAAAATTTAATTGAAGATAAAGAAAATGCAAGCATATTTGAAATTTACAATCATACAGGTTATGTAGGACCAGCAAGTAAGGAAAATAGTTTTGATTTTGAATTAACAACAGATAAATCAATTACTCAAACAACAAACGCAACACAAACTCTATTAGATAAGATGAAAAACTGATAG
- the pyk gene encoding pyruvate kinase has product MNKFNLNEKMKRTKVITTIGPSVHSKEAIKELFDKGMTTIRLNFSHADFQEHGERFEWVKTLRKEINKPISILLDTKGPEIRIGKMKDGKQEVKVGTEVIVYTNPKDFSTRECSATEMQMSYDMSQDVKVGDTVLVDDGKLTMHVTKVEKFKVICKAFNNHLVKTNKRVNLPGIEFTLPFLAEKDYNDINFGIDNNIDYIAASFVNSADNVNEIREILKKKNAEHIQIISKIESQVGCDNIDSIIDASDGIMVARGDLGLEIPYYDVPYWEKQIIRKCRDKGKLVIVATQMLESMTDNPQPTRAEVTDVYYATELGADATMLSGESANGDFPFITVETMSTINKRAEVEFYEKNYYTKQLEKARKSSSGKRAEIANQLANTTISGSYEYAIVVSRTGELLRTISKFRPNVTILGVCDSEKLWTGFGSMHSIFMNKVDNLDAFMKDNKAISEVAKSWGAKKGERILFVRNEDIKEITVG; this is encoded by the coding sequence ATGAATAAATTTAATTTAAATGAAAAAATGAAAAGAACAAAGGTTATTACAACTATTGGGCCAAGTGTTCACTCAAAAGAAGCTATAAAGGAATTGTTTGATAAAGGAATGACAACAATTCGTTTAAATTTCTCACATGCAGATTTTCAAGAACATGGTGAAAGATTTGAATGAGTAAAAACTTTAAGAAAAGAAATTAATAAACCAATCTCAATTTTATTGGATACAAAAGGTCCAGAAATTAGAATTGGTAAAATGAAAGATGGAAAACAAGAAGTTAAAGTTGGAACAGAAGTAATTGTTTACACAAATCCAAAAGATTTTTCTACTAGAGAATGTAGTGCAACTGAAATGCAAATGTCATATGATATGTCACAAGATGTTAAAGTAGGAGATACTGTTTTAGTTGATGATGGAAAATTAACAATGCATGTAACAAAAGTTGAAAAATTTAAAGTTATTTGTAAAGCATTTAATAATCACTTAGTAAAAACTAATAAAAGAGTTAATTTACCAGGTATTGAATTTACATTACCATTTTTAGCAGAAAAAGATTATAACGATATAAATTTTGGTATTGATAATAATATTGATTATATTGCAGCGTCATTTGTTAACTCAGCAGATAATGTTAATGAAATAAGAGAAATCTTAAAAAAGAAAAATGCTGAACATATTCAAATTATTTCAAAAATAGAATCACAAGTTGGATGTGATAATATTGATTCAATTATTGATGCTTCTGATGGAATTATGGTTGCTCGTGGAGATTTAGGATTAGAAATCCCATATTATGATGTACCATATTGAGAAAAACAAATAATTAGAAAATGTAGAGATAAAGGAAAATTAGTTATTGTAGCAACTCAAATGTTAGAATCAATGACTGATAATCCACAACCAACAAGAGCTGAAGTTACTGACGTTTATTATGCTACTGAATTAGGAGCTGATGCAACTATGTTAAGTGGTGAATCAGCAAATGGAGATTTCCCATTTATTACTGTTGAAACTATGTCAACAATTAATAAGCGTGCTGAAGTAGAATTTTATGAAAAAAATTACTATACAAAGCAATTAGAAAAAGCTAGAAAATCAAGCTCAGGTAAAAGAGCAGAAATTGCAAATCAATTAGCTAATACTACAATTAGTGGAAGTTATGAGTATGCAATTGTGGTTTCAAGAACTGGTGAATTATTAAGAACTATTTCAAAATTTAGACCAAATGTTACAATCTTAGGTGTTTGTGACAGTGAAAAATTATGAACTGGTTTTGGATCAATGCACTCAATTTTCATGAATAAAGTTGATAACTTAGATGCCTTTATGAAAGATAATAAAGCAATATCAGAAGTTGCAAAATCATGAGGAGCAAAAAAGGGTGAAAGAATATTATTTGTTAGAAATGAAGATATTAAAGAAATTACAGTAGGATAA
- the pyk gene encoding pyruvate kinase, whose product MNKEIEFYEPSKIAKKIKRTKIVTTIGPSTHSKDDIRKLFEAGMNVVRLNFSHGKQEEQAEKIKSVIELRDELEKPISIMLDTKGPEIRIGKVHDGAQEIKAGTDIRVFTTQEEYLNRECKSNEMTVSYDMSIDLKPGDSVLVDDGKLTLNVINVEPGLVNCKAFNSHIVKTNKRVNLPGVEFSLPFLAQKDIDDIKFGAKVKVDYIAASFVNSADNVNEIRKILKKEKAEYIQIISKIESKIGIFNIDSIIEASDGIMVARGDLGLEIPYYEVPYWEKQMIRKCRKAGKVVVVATQMLESMTDNPQPTRAEVTDVYYATELGADATMLSGESAAGIYPFITTETMATINKRAELGFYGKIYYDRALEVARQSTTGKRAEIADELANITRNGKYEFALVLSRTGELLRTISKFRPNVTILGVCDKEELWTGFGAMHSIFMNKVKSIDQVINNKDVLIEIARSWGAKKGEEILIVKNEDIKVYQV is encoded by the coding sequence ATGAATAAAGAAATAGAATTTTATGAACCAAGTAAAATAGCAAAAAAAATAAAAAGAACTAAAATTGTTACAACAATTGGACCAAGTACACATTCAAAAGATGATATTAGAAAACTTTTTGAAGCTGGTATGAATGTTGTTCGATTGAACTTTTCACATGGAAAACAAGAAGAACAAGCAGAAAAAATTAAATCAGTTATTGAGTTAAGAGATGAGTTAGAAAAACCAATTTCAATAATGTTAGATACAAAAGGACCTGAAATTAGAATTGGAAAAGTTCATGATGGTGCTCAAGAAATAAAAGCTGGAACGGATATTAGAGTTTTTACAACGCAAGAGGAATATTTAAATCGTGAATGCAAATCAAATGAAATGACAGTTTCATATGATATGAGTATTGATTTAAAACCTGGAGATAGTGTTTTAGTAGATGATGGAAAATTAACATTGAATGTTATTAATGTAGAACCGGGATTAGTAAATTGTAAAGCTTTTAATAGTCATATTGTTAAAACAAATAAAAGAGTAAATCTGCCTGGTGTTGAATTCTCTTTACCATTTTTAGCTCAAAAAGATATTGATGATATTAAATTTGGAGCTAAGGTAAAAGTTGATTATATTGCAGCGTCATTTGTTAACTCTGCAGATAATGTTAATGAAATTAGAAAAATACTAAAAAAAGAAAAGGCAGAATATATTCAAATTATTTCAAAGATAGAATCAAAAATAGGAATTTTTAATATAGATTCAATAATTGAAGCATCAGATGGAATTATGGTTGCTCGTGGAGATTTAGGGTTAGAAATACCATATTATGAAGTACCATATTGAGAAAAACAAATGATTAGAAAGTGTAGAAAAGCTGGAAAAGTTGTTGTAGTAGCAACTCAAATGTTGGAATCAATGACTGATAATCCACAACCAACAAGAGCTGAAGTGACTGACGTTTATTATGCCACTGAATTAGGAGCTGATGCAACTATGCTAAGTGGTGAATCAGCTGCAGGAATTTATCCATTTATTACTACAGAAACTATGGCAACAATTAATAAAAGAGCAGAATTAGGGTTTTATGGAAAAATTTATTATGATAGAGCTTTAGAAGTAGCTCGTCAATCAACTACTGGTAAAAGAGCAGAAATTGCTGATGAATTAGCAAATATTACAAGAAATGGTAAATATGAATTTGCTCTTGTTCTTTCAAGAACTGGTGAATTATTAAGAACTATTTCAAAATTTAGACCAAATGTTACAATTTTAGGGGTTTGTGATAAAGAGGAATTATGAACTGGTTTTGGAGCAATGCATTCAATCTTTATGAATAAAGTAAAGAGCATTGATCAAGTTATTAACAATAAAGATGTCCTAATAGAGATCGCAAGATCTTGAGGGGCAAAAAAAGGCGAAGAAATTTTAATTGTAAAAAATGAAGATATTAAGGTTTATCAAGTATAA